One genomic segment of Verrucomicrobiia bacterium includes these proteins:
- a CDS encoding glycoside hydrolase family 11 protein: MNKTQLFGKVLLVASALLMSTHQSNAAGSSGYHGSIYWFTYYTGSGSASLTGSGGNWRGTWTAGITDALTGKGWWPGSVRNVGYNCGQLSGNWHLLALYGWAPYNTREWYITDFGNNSGTSFGTINSDGGTYTVYRQIVSSTFQQYKNDRTANRSIGVNYTITMANHKNKWTSLGWSWGTVRETVMASEAFGGPGVVNCTVW; the protein is encoded by the coding sequence ATGAACAAAACACAACTGTTCGGTAAAGTGCTGCTGGTGGCATCCGCGCTCCTTATGAGCACCCATCAATCCAACGCAGCGGGCTCAAGCGGGTATCATGGAAGCATCTATTGGTTTACTTATTACACCGGCAGCGGATCGGCTTCGCTCACCGGCTCGGGCGGCAACTGGCGCGGCACATGGACTGCAGGCATTACCGACGCGCTTACAGGCAAGGGCTGGTGGCCAGGTTCCGTGCGAAATGTCGGATACAACTGCGGCCAGTTGAGCGGCAACTGGCATCTCCTGGCCCTCTATGGATGGGCTCCCTACAACACGCGGGAGTGGTACATCACTGACTTCGGAAACAATTCCGGAACATCCTTCGGCACCATCAACAGCGACGGCGGCACTTATACGGTGTATCGTCAGATCGTCAGCAGCACGTTTCAGCAGTACAAGAACGATCGGACTGCAAACCGTTCCATTGGAGTGAACTACACGATCACGATGGCCAACCACAAGAACAAGTGGACATCGCTTGGCTGGAGCTGGGGAACCGTGCGGGAAACGGTCATGGCCAGCGAGGCGTTCGGCGGCCCTGGCGTGGTTAACTGCACGGTCTGGTAA